The proteins below are encoded in one region of Paenarthrobacter ilicis:
- a CDS encoding MFS transporter gives MYISLSYRGGKKEKPGGQGMGLRSEVPFKLSPVILWLGIVSMVTDVSSESVTAILPLYVTGFLGLSTIAFGFIDGINQGASAIVRIAAGWASDRSGHPKRIAMAGYGLSMVARIGFLFAGGFWAIAAIVTGDRIGKGIRTAPRDALISVSAQPEHLARSFGTHRMLDNIGAAAGPLIAFFVLLMIPNGFSTVFVVSLAFAVIGVAVLALVVPDIRARSLKGAEERENRKILAFRWSHFKEPGLGRVLAAAGLLGLVTIGDGFIYLVLQARDSFAVQWFPLLFVGTNVVFLALAVPMGRLADRVGRVPVFVGGHVALLATYVLAAAPAGGLGTTLGCLVLLGAFYAATDGVLAALASQLTPPGKLATGIASAQTVVALSRMASSAGFGVLWYAVGAPMAMLLAGAVLAIAVVVVALILKTRDSQGIQDPGGVA, from the coding sequence ATGTATATCTCTCTTTCCTACCGGGGCGGCAAAAAGGAAAAACCAGGCGGGCAAGGCATGGGGCTCCGCAGCGAGGTTCCCTTCAAACTGTCTCCGGTGATCCTGTGGCTGGGCATCGTCAGCATGGTGACGGACGTGTCCTCGGAATCCGTGACAGCGATCCTTCCCCTGTACGTGACGGGATTCCTGGGGCTCTCCACCATTGCTTTCGGTTTCATAGACGGCATCAACCAAGGCGCCAGTGCCATTGTGCGTATCGCCGCAGGCTGGGCATCGGACCGCAGCGGCCATCCCAAGCGCATTGCCATGGCGGGCTATGGCCTGTCCATGGTGGCCCGGATCGGCTTCCTCTTCGCAGGGGGCTTTTGGGCGATTGCGGCCATTGTCACCGGTGACCGAATCGGTAAGGGAATCCGTACAGCACCCCGTGACGCCCTGATTTCCGTCTCAGCCCAGCCTGAACATTTGGCCCGGTCCTTCGGTACGCACCGGATGCTGGACAACATCGGGGCTGCCGCCGGGCCGTTGATTGCGTTCTTTGTGTTGCTGATGATTCCCAATGGCTTCAGCACGGTCTTTGTTGTTTCGTTGGCTTTCGCAGTCATAGGTGTTGCTGTTCTGGCCCTGGTTGTGCCTGACATCCGGGCACGCAGCCTGAAGGGCGCGGAGGAACGCGAAAACCGCAAGATCCTGGCCTTCCGGTGGAGCCATTTCAAAGAGCCCGGTCTGGGCAGGGTGTTGGCAGCTGCGGGGCTCCTGGGGTTGGTGACCATTGGCGACGGCTTCATTTACCTTGTGCTGCAAGCCCGTGACTCCTTCGCGGTTCAGTGGTTCCCCCTGTTGTTTGTTGGAACGAACGTCGTTTTCCTGGCGTTGGCCGTGCCGATGGGTCGGTTGGCGGATCGCGTGGGAAGGGTCCCGGTGTTTGTTGGCGGGCATGTGGCACTGCTGGCCACTTATGTTCTGGCTGCGGCGCCCGCCGGCGGCTTGGGCACCACACTGGGTTGCCTGGTCTTGCTGGGCGCCTTCTACGCTGCCACCGACGGCGTACTGGCTGCGTTGGCCAGCCAACTGACGCCCCCCGGAAAACTGGCCACCGGCATAGCCTCCGCCCAGACGGTGGTGGCTCTGAGCAGAATGGCCTCCTCCGCGGGCTTCGGTGTGCTCTGGTACGCCGTGGGGGCTCCGATGGCCATGCTGCTGGCCGGAGCTGTGTTGGCTATCGCAGTAGTGGTCGTTGCGTTGATCCTGAAAACCCGTGATTCCCAGGGCATCCAGGATCCGGGCGGGGTGGCATGA
- the mutM gene encoding bifunctional DNA-formamidopyrimidine glycosylase/DNA-(apurinic or apyrimidinic site) lyase, protein MPELPEVEVVRRGLARWVRGRTITGVDVVDPRSIRRHSLGAEDFIGNLEHATVLDVVRRGKFLWMPLAMEGTSEGLPKAALMAHLGMSGQLLMQDPSVPDEKHLKVRISLSPSAGMPEQLRFVDQRIFGGMFVTALVPTADGGPGGLGETPLPEIAAEAAHIARDPLDPHFSFEDFFGKVKSRRTGVKRALLDQGVVSGIGNIYADEALWRARLHYARATDTLRRPDAARLIEATRDVMNAALAAGGTSFDSLYVNVNGDSGYFSRSLNAYGRAGELCLRCEAVGLHSIIKREQFMNRSSYTCPVCQPRPRNGRW, encoded by the coding sequence GTGCCCGAGCTCCCCGAAGTAGAGGTGGTACGCCGCGGACTGGCCCGTTGGGTCCGCGGGCGCACCATCACCGGCGTGGACGTTGTGGATCCACGGTCAATTCGCAGGCATTCATTGGGTGCCGAGGACTTCATCGGCAACCTTGAACATGCCACCGTGCTGGACGTCGTCCGCCGGGGCAAGTTCCTCTGGATGCCTTTGGCCATGGAGGGAACCTCCGAAGGTCTTCCGAAAGCGGCTTTGATGGCGCATCTGGGAATGAGCGGCCAGCTTTTGATGCAGGACCCCTCCGTTCCCGATGAGAAGCATCTCAAGGTCAGGATCAGCCTCAGCCCTTCTGCAGGGATGCCTGAACAGCTGAGGTTTGTAGACCAGCGGATCTTTGGCGGGATGTTTGTCACCGCGCTGGTACCCACCGCAGATGGTGGACCCGGAGGCCTGGGGGAAACCCCGTTGCCGGAGATCGCAGCGGAGGCCGCCCATATAGCCCGCGATCCTTTGGATCCGCATTTTTCGTTCGAGGACTTCTTTGGGAAGGTCAAGTCCCGCCGTACCGGTGTGAAGCGCGCGCTTCTGGACCAGGGCGTGGTTTCCGGGATCGGCAATATTTACGCTGATGAGGCACTGTGGCGTGCACGCCTGCACTATGCCCGGGCCACCGATACCCTGCGCCGTCCTGACGCTGCACGGCTCATTGAGGCCACCCGCGATGTCATGAATGCAGCCTTGGCCGCAGGAGGGACAAGTTTCGACTCGTTGTATGTGAACGTCAATGGCGACTCGGGGTACTTTTCCCGCTCTTTGAACGCCTACGGACGTGCCGGCGAACTGTGCCTTCGCTGTGAAGCGGTGGGCCTGCACAGCATCATCAAACGCGAGCAGTTCATGAACCGTTCCTCCTACACTTGCCCGGTCTGCCAGCCGCGGCCACGGAACGGACGTTGGTAG
- the rnc gene encoding ribonuclease III: protein MPSTEELLKRLGVSIDTETLRLALTHRSYAYENGGIPTNERLEFLGDSILGFSVTDSLYRDNPTLPEGELAKRRSAVVSTRALAGIGRSIGVGEFIYLGQGEKLTDGKNKASILADTMEALIGATYLSNDIETARQLVMRLVGPLLKDAGALGAGTDWKTSIQELAASRQLGGIHYAVEGSGPDHARTFEAVLNIGGTPYGSGSGHSKKEAEQEAAADAWRTLNAVDASPAGPATA from the coding sequence ATGCCTTCAACTGAAGAGCTTCTGAAGCGTCTCGGTGTCTCCATTGACACCGAGACGCTTCGTCTTGCTCTCACACATCGCTCATACGCGTATGAGAATGGCGGGATACCCACCAACGAGCGCCTCGAATTCCTTGGCGACTCAATTTTGGGCTTTTCCGTGACGGATTCGCTGTACCGGGACAACCCCACGCTGCCTGAAGGCGAGCTGGCAAAGCGGCGTTCCGCCGTGGTCAGTACCCGCGCACTGGCCGGCATAGGCCGGTCCATTGGTGTGGGCGAATTCATTTACCTCGGTCAGGGCGAAAAGCTCACCGACGGCAAAAACAAGGCTTCCATCCTGGCTGACACCATGGAAGCCCTCATTGGTGCAACGTACCTCTCCAACGACATCGAGACCGCCCGCCAACTGGTGATGCGCCTGGTGGGCCCCCTGCTCAAGGATGCGGGAGCGCTCGGTGCCGGAACGGACTGGAAAACCAGCATCCAGGAACTTGCCGCGAGCCGGCAACTCGGCGGAATCCACTATGCGGTGGAGGGCTCCGGACCGGACCACGCCCGGACCTTCGAAGCCGTGCTCAACATCGGCGGAACTCCTTATGGCAGCGGCTCCGGCCACTCCAAGAAGGAAGCTGAGCAGGAAGCGGCCGCCGATGCTTGGCGGACCCTTAATGCTGTGGACGCCAGCCCGGCCGGCCCTGCCACGGCCTGA
- the rpmF gene encoding 50S ribosomal protein L32, with translation MAVPKRKMSRANTRARRAQWKATAPNLVKTIENGQVVYSLPHQAKVVTDSAGTALFLEYKGRKVADA, from the coding sequence GTGGCTGTTCCCAAGCGGAAAATGTCTCGCGCAAATACACGCGCCCGTCGTGCCCAGTGGAAGGCAACTGCCCCCAACTTGGTCAAGACCATCGAAAACGGTCAGGTTGTCTACAGCCTGCCGCACCAGGCAAAGGTCGTCACTGACTCTGCTGGCACCGCGCTGTTCCTTGAATACAAGGGCCGCAAGGTCGCAGACGCCTGA
- a CDS encoding YceD family protein gives MALVVKDLGRSPGTMRTLNEHVPAPSDLGVALIGVKEGSDIELDLRLEAVHEGILVSGTVVVEVTGECGRCLDPLAYDLDVNVQELFFYESSELSAEEDDEEQRRVEYDLIDLEPLLRDAVVTMLPFQPVCREDCQGLCSECGARLEDEPGHHHEVIDPRWAALADLAKTDRQTD, from the coding sequence TTGGCGTTGGTAGTCAAGGACCTTGGACGCAGTCCAGGGACCATGCGGACACTGAACGAGCATGTACCTGCACCAAGTGACCTTGGTGTGGCGCTCATTGGCGTGAAGGAAGGCTCGGACATCGAGCTGGATCTTCGCTTGGAGGCCGTACACGAAGGAATTCTGGTATCAGGAACCGTAGTCGTTGAAGTAACCGGCGAATGCGGTCGATGCCTGGATCCCCTTGCGTATGACCTTGATGTCAATGTGCAAGAACTTTTCTTCTACGAAAGCTCTGAGCTTTCCGCTGAGGAAGACGATGAAGAGCAACGTCGGGTCGAGTACGATCTCATCGATCTTGAACCGCTGTTGCGGGACGCAGTTGTCACTATGCTGCCGTTCCAGCCGGTGTGCCGGGAAGACTGCCAGGGTCTGTGTTCCGAATGCGGAGCGCGCCTGGAAGACGAGCCGGGGCACCACCACGAGGTCATTGACCCTCGCTGGGCTGCCCTAGCTGATCTAGCTAAGACTGACCGGCAAACCGATTAG
- the coaD gene encoding pantetheine-phosphate adenylyltransferase has protein sequence MRRAVCPGSFDPIHNGHLEVIARAAGLFDEVIVAVSTNYAKKYRFSLEDRMEMARETLASLRGIIVEPMGEGLLAEYCRHRGVSAIVKGLRSSSDFDYELPMATMNRQLAGVETVFLPAEAHYVHLSSTLIKEISVLGGDISDFVPKSVLRRLLAGEPPAESPRKG, from the coding sequence ATGAGACGCGCGGTATGCCCTGGATCCTTTGACCCCATCCATAACGGACATCTCGAAGTCATCGCCCGGGCTGCCGGTCTTTTTGACGAAGTGATCGTCGCGGTGTCCACCAACTACGCCAAGAAGTACAGGTTCAGCCTGGAAGACCGGATGGAGATGGCCAGGGAAACCCTGGCCTCGTTGCGGGGGATCATCGTTGAGCCCATGGGTGAGGGGCTCCTGGCCGAGTACTGCCGGCATCGCGGAGTCTCCGCGATCGTAAAAGGGCTGCGCTCATCATCTGATTTTGATTACGAACTGCCCATGGCCACCATGAACCGTCAGCTGGCCGGCGTCGAAACCGTCTTTCTTCCGGCCGAGGCCCACTACGTCCATCTCTCCTCCACCCTCATTAAGGAAATCAGCGTGCTTGGCGGGGACATCTCCGATTTCGTGCCCAAATCCGTGTTGAGGAGGCTCTTGGCGGGCGAGCCGCCAGCGGAGTCGCCCCGCAAGGGGTAA
- a CDS encoding aminotransferase class I/II-fold pyridoxal phosphate-dependent enzyme, producing the protein MAAMAPAGSSTPLDPTPGSITSGHGGTVAPWQRAALGANLLGADGALGVTIFEEMTTLAVSTGAINLGQGFPDEDGPQEIKAAAQAAISAGANQYAPGKGLPVLREAVASHQQRFYGLTPDPESEILITTGATEAIAATLLALVEPGDEVLTFEPFYDSYGAIIGMSGATHVTAPLLAPDFMPDMAVLEQAFTSNTKVVLLNNPHNPTGAVFPEHVLARVVELARKYDATIVTDEVYEHLTFGPAHLPVATLPGAAERTITISSAGKTFSFTGWKIGWLSGPAHLVAAIRTVKQFLTYSSGTPFQSAIAVGLALPDEFFSGAARTLRDKRDILAQGLQAAGFGVYVPDGTYFINVDTAPLGIVDSVDLARRLPGLVGVAAIPVPVFCHPEGAQRTRSLLRFAFCKKTEVLEEAAGRLATLKERL; encoded by the coding sequence ATGGCTGCCATGGCACCCGCAGGCAGCAGCACTCCCCTTGACCCCACCCCAGGCAGCATCACCAGCGGGCACGGCGGCACTGTTGCGCCGTGGCAGCGGGCGGCGCTGGGTGCCAACCTGCTGGGCGCTGACGGTGCGCTGGGAGTAACCATCTTCGAGGAGATGACCACACTGGCGGTTTCCACCGGCGCCATCAACCTTGGCCAGGGGTTTCCGGACGAGGACGGTCCCCAGGAGATCAAGGCAGCGGCTCAGGCCGCCATCTCCGCGGGAGCCAACCAGTACGCCCCTGGCAAAGGGCTTCCGGTCCTTCGGGAAGCCGTAGCCAGCCACCAGCAGCGATTCTACGGATTGACGCCGGATCCGGAGTCCGAAATCCTCATCACCACCGGCGCCACGGAAGCAATCGCGGCAACGTTGCTGGCGCTTGTTGAACCAGGCGACGAGGTCCTGACCTTTGAGCCGTTCTATGACTCCTATGGGGCCATCATCGGAATGTCGGGAGCCACGCATGTCACCGCTCCCCTGCTGGCACCGGACTTCATGCCGGACATGGCTGTCCTGGAACAGGCCTTCACCAGCAACACCAAGGTGGTTCTGCTGAACAACCCCCACAACCCCACGGGCGCGGTCTTCCCGGAGCACGTGCTCGCACGGGTGGTGGAGTTGGCACGGAAATACGATGCCACGATTGTTACCGACGAGGTGTACGAGCACCTGACCTTTGGTCCTGCCCATCTTCCCGTGGCAACGTTGCCAGGCGCAGCCGAGCGGACCATCACGATCTCCTCAGCAGGTAAGACGTTTTCCTTTACCGGGTGGAAAATCGGGTGGCTCAGCGGCCCGGCCCACTTGGTGGCGGCGATACGAACCGTGAAGCAATTCCTGACCTACAGTTCAGGCACTCCGTTCCAGAGCGCCATAGCTGTGGGGCTTGCGCTCCCCGATGAGTTCTTCTCCGGAGCCGCCCGGACGCTCCGCGACAAACGCGACATTCTGGCACAGGGCCTCCAGGCCGCGGGCTTTGGGGTTTACGTCCCCGATGGCACGTATTTCATCAATGTGGATACAGCTCCGCTGGGAATTGTTGACTCTGTTGACCTGGCGCGTCGCCTTCCGGGCCTGGTGGGCGTTGCCGCCATCCCGGTTCCGGTGTTCTGCCATCCGGAGGGGGCCCAGCGAACCCGTTCCCTGCTGAGGTTTGCCTTTTGCAAGAAAACCGAAGTCCTGGAAGAAGCGGCCGGACGCCTGGCAACCCTCAAGGAACGCCTGTGA
- a CDS encoding fused MFS/spermidine synthase, with amino-acid sequence MSPSAPHPVHASRFLRTTGQHATIEADDLVEGSYILTIGGAEQSHVNLAAPGEIFYEYLRRIGHLVDLSAEPGEPISALHLGAGALTLARYIQATRPGSDQYAVELERELLDFVLQKLPMPAGTSLTTHIGDARDALAELPAALAFDVIILDIFSGPEAPAHIACREFYEEAAARLGPRGVLIVNVGDEPAMTLVRSQVAALRQAMTDVAATAETGMFAGRYPGNIILAATRHAWPQEWTERLLARGPHPAAVLTGVDLDSITG; translated from the coding sequence GTGAGCCCGTCGGCGCCGCACCCCGTGCATGCCAGCCGTTTTCTCCGTACCACCGGCCAGCACGCCACCATCGAGGCGGATGACCTGGTGGAAGGCAGCTACATACTCACCATCGGCGGGGCCGAGCAATCCCATGTGAACCTGGCCGCGCCGGGGGAAATCTTCTACGAGTACCTGCGTCGGATCGGACACCTGGTGGATCTGTCCGCCGAGCCCGGAGAGCCCATCAGCGCCCTCCACCTGGGGGCGGGAGCGCTCACGCTTGCCAGGTACATCCAGGCCACCCGTCCGGGTTCCGACCAGTACGCCGTGGAGCTGGAACGCGAGCTGTTGGATTTCGTTCTGCAGAAACTGCCCATGCCCGCTGGCACGTCATTGACCACCCACATCGGTGATGCCAGGGACGCTCTGGCGGAGTTGCCCGCGGCCCTGGCATTTGACGTCATTATTCTCGACATTTTCTCCGGGCCCGAGGCGCCGGCGCACATTGCCTGCCGGGAGTTTTACGAGGAAGCCGCGGCCCGCCTGGGACCCCGGGGCGTGCTGATCGTCAACGTAGGAGACGAGCCCGCCATGACGCTGGTCCGCAGCCAGGTGGCGGCCCTCCGGCAGGCGATGACGGATGTTGCTGCCACTGCTGAAACGGGCATGTTTGCCGGCCGCTATCCCGGCAACATCATCCTGGCCGCCACCCGCCATGCCTGGCCACAGGAATGGACCGAGAGGTTGCTGGCGCGGGGCCCGCATCCGGCCGCTGTCCTGACGGGCGTGGACCTGGACAGCATTACCGGTTAG
- the rsmD gene encoding 16S rRNA (guanine(966)-N(2))-methyltransferase RsmD: MSRIIAGVAGGNPLTSVPGTATRPTTDRVKEALFSRLESLAVIDDARVLDLYAGSGSLGLESASRGARSVALVEFDAKASDVCQRNAGMVNQILGHRRVSVHRSKVESYLERAGDRDAWDLVFLDPPYPLDEEALTAVLTKLAPHLGEGAVVVVERSSRSPEPAWPEAMECFADKKYGETTLWFAEPA; encoded by the coding sequence ATGAGCCGGATCATTGCCGGAGTTGCCGGTGGAAACCCCTTGACCAGCGTCCCCGGGACGGCCACCAGGCCCACCACGGACAGGGTCAAAGAGGCACTGTTTTCCCGGTTGGAATCGCTGGCGGTCATCGACGATGCGCGGGTGCTGGACCTGTACGCCGGGTCGGGTTCCCTGGGCCTGGAGAGCGCCAGCAGAGGTGCCCGATCGGTGGCCCTGGTGGAGTTTGATGCCAAGGCCAGTGATGTTTGCCAGCGCAACGCCGGCATGGTTAACCAGATTTTGGGGCACAGGAGAGTGTCGGTTCACCGTTCCAAGGTTGAGTCCTACCTGGAACGCGCCGGCGACCGGGACGCCTGGGACCTCGTGTTCCTTGACCCGCCTTACCCCCTGGATGAGGAGGCCCTCACCGCAGTGCTGACCAAGCTCGCCCCGCATCTGGGGGAGGGCGCCGTGGTGGTGGTGGAGCGGAGTTCGCGCAGTCCCGAACCAGCGTGGCCTGAAGCGATGGAATGCTTTGCCGACAAGAAGTACGGCGAAACCACGCTGTGGTTCGCAGAGCCCGCCTGA